A single region of the Silene latifolia isolate original U9 population chromosome 8, ASM4854445v1, whole genome shotgun sequence genome encodes:
- the LOC141595589 gene encoding secreted RxLR effector protein 161-like — MAGAKPAAFPMDQHHKLAKAGGASLVDAAKYRSLVGRLVYLTITRPELAYSVHVLSQFMHDPKKDHWDAALRVVRFVKGTLSRGLVIARSSSLELKGYTDSDWGRCPLTCRFVIGYFVTFGGTPVSWKTKKQVTVSKSSAEAEYRAMAMLTSELVWLKALLALLGVNYVRPIRVFNL; from the coding sequence ATGGCTGGAGCGAAGCCGGCAGCCTTTCCCATGGACCAACATCATAAGTTGGCCAAGGCAGGAGGAGCAAGTTTGGTTGATGCAGCCAAGTATAGAAGTTTAGTGGGTCGGTTAGTTTATTTGACTATTACGCGGCCTGAGTTAGCATATTCGGTACATGTTTTATCACAGTTCATGCATGATCCGAAGAAAGACCATTGGGATGCAGCCTTGCGAGTCGTGCGTTTTGTTAAAGGGACATTATCGAGAGGACTAGTGATAGCGCGGAGTAGCAGCCTTGAGTTGAAGGGTTATACTGATTCTGATTGGGGACGGTGTCCATTGACATGTCGTTTCGTAATAGGGTATTTCGTTACCTTTGGAGGTACTCCGGTCTCGTGGAAGACGAAAAAGCAAGTAACAGTGTCTAAGTCTTCAGCAGAAGCGGAATATAGAGCTATGGCGATGTTGACAAGCGAGTTGGTTTGGCTAAAGGCATTGTTAGCCTTGTTGGGCGTTAACTATGTGCGGCCGATTCGAGTTTTTAATTTGTGA